A genomic window from Roseofilum casamattae BLCC-M143 includes:
- the crtA gene encoding cyanoexosortase A: MNKTMLCEDTSKRKDRLLQISIQPKFWVLGIAVSLMSVYLNLIWKVGSYGWLNNNLIFWIAIVYLLWNKRNKLQFNSGMGSAIAGTAIVALGLLKSTHITGPGPVLNALPFIYILGLVLLASGVRGLHQYWQELLLFFIWSFPKLLLVKPLDAGLQISELTAKSVSFILWYLGFNVDRQGVTVHLPTGGITITSECAGILTMFWLVQIALIFLMIFPNNWLQKIGIPLLAILIGFSVNVFRLSLLAFFVSDRELFHYWHSGDGSGIFRIVCILAFGLLCWFCVQEQPESEEFQEL; encoded by the coding sequence ATGAATAAAACTATGTTATGTGAAGATACGTCAAAGAGAAAGGATCGTTTACTCCAAATTTCGATTCAACCAAAATTTTGGGTATTGGGTATCGCTGTTTCCCTGATGTCAGTTTACCTCAATTTAATTTGGAAAGTGGGCAGTTATGGTTGGCTGAATAATAATCTAATTTTCTGGATTGCTATTGTCTATTTGTTGTGGAATAAGCGAAATAAACTTCAATTTAATAGTGGAATGGGTTCGGCGATCGCAGGCACCGCGATCGTTGCATTAGGACTGCTCAAGAGTACCCATATTACAGGGCCCGGTCCAGTTTTGAATGCGTTACCGTTTATTTATATTTTGGGTTTAGTTCTTCTAGCTTCCGGCGTTCGAGGATTACACCAATATTGGCAAGAATTGCTGCTCTTTTTTATCTGGTCTTTCCCTAAATTATTGCTAGTCAAACCATTGGATGCTGGACTGCAAATTTCTGAGTTAACAGCTAAATCTGTTTCCTTTATTCTCTGGTATTTAGGGTTTAATGTCGATCGCCAAGGCGTTACCGTTCATTTACCGACAGGAGGAATTACTATTACCTCAGAATGTGCGGGAATCTTAACCATGTTCTGGCTAGTGCAAATTGCGCTTATTTTCTTAATGATTTTCCCCAATAATTGGTTACAGAAAATTGGAATTCCCCTATTAGCCATCCTGATTGGATTTTCTGTCAATGTTTTTCGGTTAAGTCTTCTAGCTTTTTTCGTTTCCGATCGCGAACTCTTTCACTACTGGCATAGTGGAGATGGATCGGGAATATTTCGGATCGTTTGTATCCTCGCTTTTGGTCTGCTGTGCTGGTTTTGCGTGCAAGAACAACCGGAGTCTGAGGAGTTCCAAGAATTATGA
- a CDS encoding cyanoexosortase A system-associated protein: MNLSEKFRLPILAVNAILVVLTLGKITIDPTIGRSPEYRLPLQIALPGWKPLESQTIDSQYQYPDSLASNSYQFIQDNLLLTIEMHYLSNTDGEVASYIQNYTGITMESDRLSLFIRERENIGFYTLFVRENKAYLSACINPRGKTTVTSAQFNHNRYTYDLKIQRFIRWLVSRVDIWEDHCLWSHLSINIDPNSLEKTYSLLEQAWIDLYHQQDMDGSTT, from the coding sequence ATGAATCTTTCTGAAAAATTTCGACTGCCCATACTAGCTGTCAATGCTATTTTAGTGGTGTTAACGTTAGGTAAAATCACGATCGATCCAACCATTGGGCGATCGCCAGAGTATCGGTTACCTCTCCAGATCGCTTTACCAGGGTGGAAACCACTAGAAAGTCAGACCATTGACTCTCAATATCAATATCCAGATAGTTTAGCAAGCAACAGCTATCAATTTATTCAGGATAATTTATTATTAACTATAGAGATGCATTATTTGAGTAATACAGATGGAGAGGTGGCTAGTTATATTCAAAACTATACTGGGATAACTATGGAAAGCGATCGCTTATCTCTATTTATACGAGAACGAGAGAATATCGGTTTCTATACTCTATTTGTTCGTGAAAATAAAGCCTATCTAAGTGCCTGCATTAACCCACGAGGAAAGACAACAGTGACCTCCGCACAATTTAACCACAACCGATATACCTATGACCTTAAGATACAACGTTTTATTCGTTGGTTGGTCAGTCGAGTTGATATTTGGGAAGACCATTGTCTTTGGTCTCACTTGTCAATAAATATCGATCCAAATTCTCTAGAAAAAACTTATTCTCTGCTAGAACAAGCTTGGATTGATTTATATCACCAACAAGATATGGATGGGTCAACAACCTAA
- the hpsJ-A gene encoding HpsJ-like protein, cyanoexosortase A-associated produces MQKAVERQELSLPLARAIGYCLLVLAIFDFIDTIIPTYFMNPVWEFQAIGELVERVPIPLLGLLLIFYGEKDERKSWEKLVLRCLSWGSLIAGILFLLLIPLGVNDVIRLYYQGQYQIATQITQQNNQMQQMKSQVQNATIEQLDSLIAFYNNQPNVPPLDNAQDLQEVKTKLSSHITQAEDTLRKNSTKMRMTQRLSLMKRSIKWLFGALLAGVLYIRIWKETRWARRSHKRHSRW; encoded by the coding sequence ATGCAAAAAGCTGTTGAACGTCAAGAATTATCATTACCTCTGGCTCGTGCCATTGGTTATTGTTTATTGGTCTTAGCCATATTCGATTTCATTGATACCATTATTCCTACCTATTTTATGAATCCTGTGTGGGAGTTTCAGGCAATTGGAGAGTTAGTCGAGCGAGTTCCCATACCCTTATTAGGACTGCTGCTTATTTTTTATGGAGAGAAAGACGAGAGAAAATCATGGGAAAAATTGGTGTTGAGATGTTTATCATGGGGATCGTTGATCGCGGGTATTCTCTTTCTGTTGCTCATTCCATTGGGAGTGAATGATGTGATTCGGCTCTATTATCAAGGTCAATACCAGATCGCCACTCAGATTACTCAGCAAAACAATCAAATGCAACAGATGAAGTCGCAGGTGCAAAATGCCACTATCGAACAGCTCGATAGTCTAATTGCGTTCTACAACAATCAACCTAATGTACCCCCATTAGACAATGCTCAAGATTTACAAGAAGTTAAAACTAAATTATCCTCACATATTACTCAAGCTGAAGATACACTTCGTAAAAACTCAACCAAAATGAGGATGACTCAACGCCTGAGTTTAATGAAGCGTTCGATAAAATGGTTGTTTGGAGCGCTATTAGCAGGAGTGCTCTATATTCGGATTTGGAAGGAAACCCGTTGGGCACGGCGATCGCACAAGCGCCATAGTCGATGGTAA
- a CDS encoding DsbA family protein, which produces MTTISAELEQQVLEIIRKHPEVIAEVLQTYEQQQQQARQQKFLAFLDTFNDNPESIIGTSPSTGASDPKVWLIEFSDFQSPSGRDSYDTIREFMESHQDEVQLVYKYFPFTQQHPEAENAAKAAWAAHQQGEFWPYRDGLFSQQDRLGDRFYQELAEALDLDLDRFNYDQRSASSDIEQDRELGDRLGMTGTPFVVMFAPGQPQGKGEIFDGAIVPEKIEEMFQNVSG; this is translated from the coding sequence ATGACGACAATTTCTGCCGAACTGGAACAACAGGTGCTAGAAATTATCCGCAAGCATCCAGAAGTTATTGCAGAAGTATTGCAAACTTACGAACAGCAGCAACAACAAGCCCGACAACAAAAGTTTCTCGCCTTTCTCGACACCTTCAACGACAACCCAGAAAGCATTATCGGTACGTCTCCCTCGACTGGTGCATCCGATCCCAAAGTCTGGCTCATCGAATTTTCTGACTTTCAATCTCCCTCTGGCCGCGATTCCTACGATACAATCCGCGAATTCATGGAGAGCCATCAAGATGAAGTGCAATTAGTTTACAAATACTTCCCTTTTACCCAACAACATCCAGAAGCGGAAAATGCTGCTAAAGCGGCTTGGGCTGCCCATCAACAAGGTGAATTTTGGCCGTATCGTGATGGTTTATTTAGCCAGCAGGATCGGTTAGGCGATCGCTTTTATCAGGAATTAGCCGAAGCTCTAGACTTAGACTTAGATCGATTCAACTACGACCAGAGGTCGGCCTCCTCAGACATCGAACAAGATCGGGAATTGGGCGATCGATTAGGAATGACCGGAACCCCATTTGTCGTGATGTTTGCCCCAGGACAACCTCAAGGAAAAGGCGAAATCTTTGACGGCGCGATCGTCCCCGAAAAAATAGAGGAAATGTTCCAGAATGTTTCTGGGTAA
- the menB gene encoding 1,4-dihydroxy-2-naphthoyl-CoA synthase, whose protein sequence is MSVDWQAVKTYEDILYHKADGIAKITINRPHKRNAFRPKTVVELYDAFVDAREDARIGVVLLTGAGPHTDGKYAFCSGGDQSVRGKAGYMDDAGVPRLNVLDLQRLIRSMPKVVIALVAGYAIGGGHVLHLICDLTIAADNAIFGQTGPKVGSFDGGFGASYLARIVGQKKAREIWFLCRQYSADDALKMGLVNHVVPVESLEAEGIQWAKEVLQKSPIAIRCLKAAFNADCDGQAGLQELAGNATLLYYMTEEGAEGKQAFLEKRDPNFRQYPWLP, encoded by the coding sequence ATGAGTGTCGATTGGCAAGCGGTAAAAACCTACGAAGATATTCTGTATCACAAAGCTGACGGTATCGCGAAGATTACGATTAACCGCCCGCACAAGCGCAATGCGTTTCGGCCGAAAACTGTGGTTGAGTTGTACGATGCGTTTGTCGATGCCCGCGAAGATGCTCGGATTGGTGTCGTACTATTAACCGGGGCGGGACCTCATACGGATGGGAAATATGCGTTCTGTTCCGGAGGAGATCAAAGCGTGCGGGGGAAAGCTGGCTATATGGATGATGCTGGAGTTCCGCGCTTAAATGTATTGGATTTGCAACGGCTGATCCGCTCGATGCCGAAAGTAGTTATTGCTCTCGTCGCTGGATATGCCATCGGTGGCGGTCATGTTTTACACCTAATTTGCGATCTAACCATCGCTGCTGATAATGCCATTTTTGGTCAAACCGGTCCGAAAGTCGGCAGCTTTGATGGTGGGTTTGGGGCGAGTTATCTGGCCCGCATTGTCGGACAAAAGAAAGCGAGAGAAATTTGGTTTCTCTGCCGTCAGTATAGTGCTGACGATGCATTGAAGATGGGATTAGTCAATCATGTGGTTCCGGTCGAATCTCTCGAAGCCGAAGGAATACAGTGGGCCAAAGAAGTGTTGCAGAAAAGCCCCATTGCCATTCGTTGCTTAAAAGCTGCCTTTAATGCCGATTGTGACGGGCAAGCTGGGTTGCAAGAGTTGGCGGGTAATGCCACCTTGTTGTATTACATGACTGAGGAAGGAGCCGAAGGAAAACAGGCCTTTTTAGAAAAGCGAGATCCCAATTTTCGCCAGTATCCTTGGCTACCTTAA
- a CDS encoding PspA/IM30 family protein → MEFVDRLWRVVRANVNDWIDRAEDPEKLLENTVMELQENMVHLRKAVAEATAVQKRTEREYQQAQVRARDWQRRAELSVQKGDESLAREALLRRKPYLETARMLEEYLDEQRSRIDRLRHDLHLLEGKIAETKAKRQLYMARARAAKSTEQLHQAMDRFNPQGTAAALERMEARVQELEAHAEVAAQWELESIEQKFQTLETTPKSSVDEELAAMKTRLQAGEKPRSTQSHEREKKELEELRSRLNEI, encoded by the coding sequence ATGGAATTTGTCGATCGCCTCTGGCGCGTAGTTAGAGCTAATGTGAACGACTGGATCGACCGAGCCGAAGATCCGGAAAAATTGCTCGAAAACACCGTGATGGAGCTGCAGGAAAATATGGTTCACCTGCGCAAAGCCGTGGCAGAAGCAACCGCAGTACAAAAACGAACCGAACGAGAATACCAACAAGCACAAGTGCGCGCGCGAGACTGGCAGCGGCGAGCCGAACTGTCCGTGCAAAAAGGAGATGAAAGCCTGGCTCGAGAGGCTCTGCTCCGGCGCAAACCTTACCTAGAAACGGCTCGAATGCTCGAGGAATACCTAGACGAGCAGCGCAGCCGGATCGATCGCCTCAGACACGATCTGCACTTGTTAGAAGGCAAGATTGCCGAAACAAAAGCAAAGAGACAACTTTATATGGCTCGCGCTCGTGCCGCCAAAAGCACGGAGCAACTGCATCAGGCCATGGATCGATTCAATCCTCAGGGAACCGCAGCAGCTTTAGAGCGGATGGAAGCTAGAGTTCAAGAACTCGAAGCTCATGCAGAAGTGGCCGCTCAATGGGAACTCGAGAGCATCGAACAGAAGTTCCAAACCTTAGAAACCACTCCCAAGTCATCGGTTGATGAGGAGTTAGCGGCGATGAAAACCCGGCTGCAAGCTGGAGAGAAGCCCCGTTCCACTCAATCTCACGAACGGGAAAAGAAGGAGTTGGAAGAGCTGCGATCGCGTTTAAACGAAATATAA
- a CDS encoding PspA/IM30 family protein: MGLFDRIGRVLRANVNDLVSKAEDPEKILEQSIIDMQEDLVQLRQAVASAIASQKKSQQQYNTNQSEVNKWQQRAQLALQKGDETLAREALVRKKSHEDTAATVKVSLDQQTAQVDTLKKSLVALEGKISEAKTKKDMLKARMQAAKAQENLQNTVSNIGTSSALSAFESMEEKVLQMEARSQAAFEIGGTGIEQQFAALEGSDVDDELAAMKAQLSGTPANQASLPQGTPSASSNPASAPEVDDELERLRRELEKS, from the coding sequence ATGGGATTATTCGATCGTATCGGCCGAGTTCTTAGAGCCAATGTAAACGATCTCGTTAGTAAGGCCGAAGACCCGGAAAAGATCCTAGAGCAGTCAATCATTGACATGCAGGAAGATCTGGTCCAACTGAGACAGGCGGTGGCGAGCGCGATCGCCAGTCAAAAGAAAAGCCAGCAGCAGTATAATACCAATCAAAGCGAAGTCAATAAATGGCAGCAGCGAGCGCAACTGGCTTTGCAAAAGGGAGATGAAACTCTGGCGCGGGAAGCTCTAGTGCGCAAAAAATCTCATGAAGATACTGCCGCTACGGTGAAAGTTTCTCTGGATCAACAAACCGCTCAGGTGGATACCCTCAAGAAAAGCTTAGTTGCCCTCGAAGGCAAAATTTCTGAGGCGAAAACGAAAAAAGATATGCTCAAGGCGCGGATGCAAGCGGCAAAAGCGCAAGAAAATCTGCAAAATACGGTCTCGAATATCGGTACGAGCAGTGCGTTGTCCGCTTTCGAGAGCATGGAAGAAAAGGTACTGCAAATGGAGGCGCGATCGCAAGCAGCCTTTGAGATTGGCGGTACGGGGATCGAACAGCAGTTTGCCGCTTTAGAAGGCAGCGATGTGGACGATGAGTTGGCAGCCATGAAAGCTCAGTTGAGCGGCACTCCAGCGAACCAAGCCTCTCTTCCTCAAGGTACTCCTTCAGCTTCGAGCAACCCAGCGTCAGCTCCGGAAGTCGATGACGAACTCGAACGGTTGCGTCGCGAACTGGAGAAGAGTTAA
- the fraC gene encoding filament integrity protein FraC, whose amino-acid sequence MDNLVLVLPLRAIALQLLFLAVTVAIESYVFHRQLNLHRRSSVVCSAVLNLVTNTIGWFFFFNIELILPNSVRENLINLLLFSEWNVANLPWTILGGIGVFVIGWFVKRQGFEVLQNLHDIWTERKRNEGGFAIAANQSFIEQSRARIIFRAHIFSNSTILVMAVLQVITIDNKNLILFQ is encoded by the coding sequence ATGGATAATTTAGTTCTGGTTCTTCCCCTACGGGCGATCGCCTTACAACTGTTGTTTTTAGCAGTAACGGTTGCGATTGAATCTTATGTGTTTCACCGACAACTAAATTTACATCGCCGCTCTAGCGTTGTTTGCTCGGCCGTACTCAATTTAGTGACGAATACGATCGGCTGGTTTTTCTTTTTTAATATTGAGCTAATTCTGCCCAATTCGGTTCGAGAAAACTTAATTAATTTACTCTTGTTTAGTGAGTGGAATGTGGCGAATTTACCTTGGACAATTCTCGGTGGAATCGGGGTATTTGTTATCGGTTGGTTTGTGAAGCGACAAGGATTTGAGGTATTGCAAAATTTGCACGATATCTGGACGGAACGCAAGCGCAATGAAGGGGGCTTTGCGATCGCAGCGAACCAATCCTTTATCGAGCAAAGCAGAGCCAGAATTATTTTTCGCGCCCATATCTTCAGCAACTCGACGATTTTGGTAATGGCCGTATTGCAAGTCATTACCATCGATAATAAAAACCTCATTTTATTTCAATAA
- a CDS encoding DUF5357 family protein — translation MPDFFKSIGNLFANPPELWQILFLLIFLLWIVASQVGEKLQETIAIAACLILLVALWIALGRLPNNPFVLYFRVIFTSFLVYLVLSTRLNDISKQILWISYPEIVGVSIIFPEWMNQKFKIKQLKRSHLERHGILLLSCLLMSCWIYFSFAINAWVAENPELAQKSMQKSLFVIKLPPDTINNNQQP, via the coding sequence ATGCCAGATTTTTTTAAGTCTATCGGTAATTTGTTTGCCAATCCACCAGAGTTATGGCAAATCTTGTTTTTACTGATTTTTCTCTTGTGGATCGTTGCTTCGCAGGTGGGAGAAAAGTTGCAAGAAACGATCGCCATTGCAGCCTGCCTCATCTTACTGGTTGCCTTATGGATTGCTTTGGGGCGCTTGCCCAATAATCCTTTTGTTCTTTATTTTAGAGTTATTTTTACTTCGTTTTTGGTATATTTGGTCTTGAGTACGAGACTCAATGATATCTCCAAGCAAATCTTGTGGATTTCCTATCCGGAAATTGTCGGAGTTAGTATTATTTTTCCGGAGTGGATGAATCAAAAGTTTAAGATTAAACAATTGAAGCGATCGCACCTAGAACGACATGGTATTCTCTTGCTGAGTTGCCTGTTAATGAGTTGTTGGATTTACTTTTCTTTTGCCATTAATGCTTGGGTAGCCGAGAATCCTGAATTAGCTCAAAAGAGTATGCAAAAAAGTTTGTTTGTGATAAAATTGCCTCCAGATACAATAAATAATAACCAGCAACCCTAA
- a CDS encoding ABC transporter permease translates to MNINRVQAIASNVFAESIRDRILYVLLLFAIALAFTIPLIREVAATVEDKILLDVGLGLMEILGVAVAVFISTGLISKEIDRRTIYLLISKPMSISEFIAGKYIGISSVLALLVVGMMAIYLGILTLNKTGYPSLIALAISAVFLILKLSLLAAAAILFGVFTRSLVAMFLTFGVYFIGNLSEEMVKLNALVENPGFARLSQGLFLVVPDLSRLDVKNLAVYGIHSLPDALTLAANATYGLVYTMLLLTLATVLFARREF, encoded by the coding sequence ATGAATATCAACCGAGTGCAAGCCATTGCCAGCAATGTGTTTGCAGAAAGCATTCGCGATCGCATTCTCTACGTCCTGCTTCTATTTGCGATCGCCCTAGCATTTACGATTCCATTAATTCGAGAAGTAGCCGCAACAGTAGAAGACAAAATTTTACTCGATGTTGGCTTAGGACTAATGGAAATTCTCGGAGTCGCTGTCGCGGTATTTATCAGCACCGGATTAATCAGCAAAGAAATCGACCGGCGGACGATTTATCTGCTGATTTCCAAACCGATGAGTATTTCCGAATTTATCGCCGGTAAATATATCGGAATTAGTTCGGTGCTTGCCCTTCTCGTCGTCGGCATGATGGCCATTTATCTGGGAATTCTTACTTTAAATAAAACCGGATATCCATCCTTAATCGCTCTCGCGATCTCCGCAGTTTTTCTGATTTTGAAACTATCCCTTCTCGCGGCAGCGGCCATTCTTTTCGGCGTATTCACTCGATCGTTAGTTGCCATGTTTCTCACCTTTGGCGTCTATTTTATCGGCAACTTAAGTGAAGAAATGGTGAAATTGAATGCCTTAGTTGAAAATCCAGGATTTGCCCGTTTGAGTCAAGGCTTATTTCTGGTTGTCCCAGACTTATCTCGTTTGGACGTGAAAAATCTCGCGGTCTATGGGATTCACTCCTTACCCGATGCCCTGACTCTAGCTGCGAACGCAACTTATGGCCTGGTTTATACTATGCTATTATTAACACTGGCGACTGTTTTGTTTGCCCGACGCGAATTTTAA
- the larE gene encoding ATP-dependent sacrificial sulfur transferase LarE produces the protein MAIAEKLESLHSLFTEMDRALIAYSGGIDSTLVAKIAWDCLGDRALAVTAESPSLLPEDLADAKQQAAEIGIRHHIVQTHEMDNPNYTSNPINRCYFCKSELHDTLKPLAREWDYPYVIDGVNADDLHDYRPGIQAAKERGARSPLAEVGLSKAEVREMSKFLDLPWWNKPAQPCLSSRFPYGEEITLEKLQRVGRAERYLRTLGLAEVRVRSDGNTARIELPPHRIQSFIASVNLPQLVGQFQDFGFIYVTLDLEGYVSGKLNRVLEMTKV, from the coding sequence ATGGCGATCGCAGAAAAACTAGAAAGCTTGCATTCCCTCTTTACGGAAATGGATCGCGCTCTCATTGCCTACTCTGGCGGTATTGATAGTACCCTCGTGGCCAAAATTGCCTGGGATTGTTTGGGCGATCGCGCTTTAGCCGTCACCGCAGAATCGCCCTCATTATTGCCCGAAGATTTAGCAGACGCAAAACAGCAAGCCGCAGAAATTGGAATTCGCCATCATATTGTCCAAACCCACGAAATGGACAACCCAAACTATACCTCAAATCCAATTAATCGCTGCTATTTTTGTAAAAGCGAACTCCACGATACGCTCAAACCTCTCGCCCGAGAATGGGATTATCCTTATGTCATTGATGGGGTAAATGCCGACGATCTGCACGATTATCGTCCCGGCATTCAAGCAGCTAAAGAACGAGGAGCGCGATCGCCTTTAGCCGAAGTTGGCTTGAGTAAAGCGGAAGTACGCGAAATGTCTAAATTTTTAGACTTACCGTGGTGGAATAAACCGGCTCAACCTTGTTTGAGTTCTCGTTTTCCCTATGGCGAAGAAATTACCCTAGAGAAACTACAACGAGTGGGACGAGCGGAGAGATATTTACGAACCCTAGGATTGGCAGAAGTGCGAGTGCGATCGGATGGAAATACGGCTCGAATTGAATTGCCTCCCCATCGGATTCAATCGTTCATTGCAAGCGTTAATCTACCGCAACTGGTCGGTCAATTCCAAGACTTTGGCTTTATCTACGTCACCCTCGATCTGGAAGGGTATGTCAGCGGGAAACTAAATCGCGTCCTAGAAATGACAAAGGTTTAA
- a CDS encoding peptidoglycan D,D-transpeptidase FtsI family protein — protein MTPHLPKLSRSAPSRTGKPPRKSTVPRRSPGSSGMRCLAVWGILVAGLCGLGFKLIDLQVVNSPDLRREAQLQQRSKKFLFYPRRSIVDRQGQVLAVDRPRFTLYAHPVMFKQSNADIARLLSPILGISVEKLIVEFSQGESGLEIEYSVAEDTARQILSLYQDGLELIPHQQRIYPQEDLMSEVVGYVNQERHGQGGVEAAYEDVLERSMQAIEVTRTGEGEILPNREAKQLFNMDALQLELTLDSRLQRVTRLILAEHVRKHGAKRGTVIVLNAEDGAILSLVQYPSFDANTYYESDLALLKNWAVTDLYEPGSTFKPINVAIALESGEANADQYFYDDGRMYFGEWIVQNADYDFAGGRGSSSLTDIIRDSSNVGMVRLMQQLDRAVFYEWLEDIGLSAVTGVDLPGETASFLKDKEQFVNIPVEAATAAFGQGFSLTPLKLAQLHASLANGGFLVTPHVVKGLRDRQGQLHYTPNFADPVRIFSEETTTEVIRMMEAAVDSGSGTAAQIPNYRVAGKTGTAQKASSYGTYYQNAKITSFVGILPDGPHVVLAVVDEPQGAGAYGGTVAAPIVKSIMESLIPLEKIPPMTESDINE, from the coding sequence ATGACTCCTCACCTGCCAAAACTATCCCGTTCTGCCCCCAGTCGGACTGGGAAACCTCCCAGAAAAAGTACTGTACCCCGGCGATCGCCAGGTAGCTCGGGAATGCGCTGTCTTGCCGTTTGGGGGATTTTAGTCGCCGGACTTTGCGGCTTAGGCTTCAAACTTATCGACTTGCAAGTGGTTAACAGCCCGGATCTGCGACGGGAAGCGCAACTGCAACAACGGAGCAAAAAATTTCTCTTTTATCCGCGCCGCTCTATTGTCGATCGCCAAGGACAAGTCTTAGCCGTCGATCGCCCTCGTTTTACGTTATACGCCCATCCGGTCATGTTTAAGCAATCCAACGCAGACATAGCCCGGTTGCTCTCTCCCATTTTGGGTATTTCCGTCGAGAAACTGATCGTCGAGTTTTCTCAAGGAGAAAGCGGTTTGGAAATCGAGTATAGCGTTGCCGAAGATACGGCACGGCAAATCTTATCCTTATATCAAGATGGATTAGAACTGATTCCTCACCAACAGCGGATTTATCCCCAAGAAGACTTAATGTCGGAAGTGGTCGGTTATGTGAATCAGGAACGCCACGGACAAGGTGGGGTGGAAGCCGCTTATGAAGACGTTTTAGAGCGATCGATGCAGGCGATCGAAGTCACCCGCACCGGAGAAGGGGAGATTTTGCCCAACCGAGAAGCCAAGCAACTCTTTAACATGGATGCTCTGCAACTGGAGCTAACTTTAGACAGTCGCTTGCAGCGGGTGACTCGGTTAATTCTCGCCGAGCACGTGCGCAAGCATGGTGCCAAGCGCGGGACGGTTATCGTGCTCAATGCCGAAGATGGCGCGATCTTGTCTTTGGTGCAATATCCTTCCTTCGACGCTAACACCTACTATGAATCGGATTTAGCGCTATTAAAGAATTGGGCAGTGACGGATTTATACGAACCCGGATCTACCTTTAAACCGATTAACGTGGCGATCGCCTTAGAAAGTGGTGAAGCGAACGCCGACCAATATTTTTACGATGACGGGCGGATGTACTTCGGGGAATGGATCGTGCAAAATGCCGATTATGACTTTGCCGGAGGTCGAGGAAGCTCGAGCCTCACTGACATTATCCGAGATTCGAGTAATGTGGGGATGGTACGTTTGATGCAACAGCTCGATCGCGCCGTATTTTATGAGTGGTTGGAAGATATCGGCCTGTCCGCAGTGACGGGAGTGGATTTGCCCGGAGAAACGGCTAGCTTTCTCAAAGACAAAGAACAGTTTGTCAATATTCCAGTAGAAGCGGCTACCGCAGCCTTCGGCCAAGGATTCTCTCTCACCCCGCTCAAACTTGCCCAACTCCACGCCAGTTTGGCCAATGGCGGCTTTTTAGTCACGCCTCATGTGGTGAAAGGATTGCGCGATCGCCAAGGGCAGTTGCATTATACGCCTAATTTTGCCGATCCGGTGCGGATATTTTCGGAAGAGACGACAACAGAAGTCATACGAATGATGGAAGCAGCGGTGGATAGCGGAAGCGGAACAGCCGCTCAAATTCCCAACTACCGAGTGGCAGGCAAAACCGGAACGGCACAAAAAGCCTCCAGTTACGGAACCTATTACCAAAATGCCAAGATTACCAGCTTTGTCGGTATTCTGCCCGACGGTCCCCATGTGGTGTTGGCTGTGGTGGATGAACCCCAAGGAGCGGGTGCTTATGGCGGTACGGTAGCTGCACCCATCGTGAAGTCAATTATGGAATCGTTAATTCCCTTGGAAAAAATTCCCCCGATGACGGAATCTGATATCAATGAGTAA
- a CDS encoding DUF3288 family protein, translated as MLGNTMEQQSNNDQQHPRERRDRPIVDRLLERSSTPTDLELVELARLRIRYQGFPGARPLQRDLDKLLQQWSLNEEELFARTREIHARGNVYKRGGDGEEDWS; from the coding sequence ATGCTGGGCAATACTATGGAGCAGCAGTCGAATAACGATCAACAACATCCCCGCGAACGCCGCGATCGCCCCATTGTCGATCGCTTGTTAGAGCGCAGTAGCACTCCAACCGATTTGGAGTTAGTCGAACTCGCTCGTTTGCGCATCCGCTATCAAGGGTTTCCAGGCGCCAGACCACTGCAACGGGATTTAGATAAACTGTTGCAACAATGGAGCTTAAATGAAGAGGAGTTGTTTGCTCGGACTCGGGAAATTCACGCTCGCGGTAACGTGTATAAACGGGGGGGCGATGGGGAGGAAGATTGGAGTTAA